In the Hyphomonadaceae bacterium BL14 genome, one interval contains:
- a CDS encoding isoaspartyl peptidase/L-asparaginase has protein sequence MTRTTARPALVLHGGAGVLAERSYDVEITHLRNLAEEGRAALEAGADALDVVCDMVRAMEISGLYVAGKGSAPNQAGRYELDAAVMDGRARRAGAVSALEGYLSPVDAARAVMEHTPHVLLAGAGAAHFAREHGLAPVRDPDGYYISAAAPDNRAIPTGTVGAVALDASGALAAATSTGGTLKKVWGRVGDTPIIGSGTWADERVAVSCTGQGEFFMRANAAADVSARVRYAGADLEAAVKGALDDVGHLGGEGGIIAVDASGAVSAQYNSPGMKHAIVHPGGRITASVK, from the coding sequence ATGACCCGCACCACCGCCCGCCCCGCCCTTGTCTTGCATGGCGGTGCCGGCGTGCTGGCCGAGCGGTCCTATGATGTGGAGATCACCCATCTGCGCAATCTGGCCGAAGAGGGCCGCGCGGCGCTGGAAGCGGGTGCCGATGCCCTGGATGTCGTGTGCGACATGGTGCGCGCCATGGAAATCTCCGGGCTCTATGTGGCGGGCAAGGGCAGCGCCCCCAACCAGGCCGGCCGCTATGAGCTGGACGCCGCCGTGATGGACGGGCGCGCCCGCCGGGCCGGGGCGGTGTCGGCGCTGGAGGGCTATCTGTCGCCGGTGGATGCCGCACGCGCCGTGATGGAGCATACGCCCCATGTCCTGCTGGCCGGTGCCGGCGCCGCCCATTTCGCCCGCGAGCACGGTCTGGCACCCGTGCGCGATCCGGACGGGTATTACATCTCCGCGGCCGCGCCCGACAATCGCGCCATCCCCACCGGCACGGTGGGCGCGGTGGCGCTGGATGCCTCCGGCGCGCTGGCGGCGGCCACGTCCACGGGCGGCACGCTGAAGAAAGTCTGGGGCCGGGTCGGCGACACGCCCATCATCGGGTCAGGCACCTGGGCCGATGAGCGCGTGGCAGTGTCGTGCACCGGCCAGGGCGAATTCTTCATGCGCGCCAATGCTGCCGCCGATGTGTCGGCGCGGGTGCGCTATGCCGGCGCGGACCTGGAGGCCGCGGTGAAGGGCGCGCTGGATGATGTGGGACATCTGGGCGGCGAGGGCGGGATCATCGCGGTGGACGCGTCCGGCGCCGTCAGCGCACAATACAACTCGCCCGGCATGAAGCACGCCATCGTCCATCCCGGCGGGCGCATCACCGCCTCGGTGAAATAG
- a CDS encoding SDR family NAD(P)-dependent oxidoreductase, which produces MDIKGKAAIVTGGASGLGEGTARRLAAEGAKVALFDLNEARGQAVAAEIGGVFAKVNVADVDSVKAGFEIARAAHGQERIMVNCAGIGWAEKTARRSSAGDIVMHQLDKFALVVSINLVGSFNCAALSAAGMLTLDPDASGRGVIINTASVAAQDGQIGQVAYSASKGGIYGMTLPMARDLAREGVRVNTILPGFFETPIYEQMPPEVKINLASHLQFPQRFGTPAEFADLVAFMAKNDYINAECVRLDAGARMPPK; this is translated from the coding sequence ATGGACATCAAGGGCAAAGCAGCGATCGTCACCGGCGGGGCCTCGGGCCTGGGCGAGGGCACGGCCCGGCGCCTGGCCGCCGAGGGCGCCAAGGTCGCCCTGTTCGATCTCAACGAGGCGCGCGGCCAGGCCGTGGCGGCCGAGATCGGCGGCGTGTTCGCCAAGGTCAATGTGGCCGATGTGGACAGCGTGAAGGCCGGGTTCGAGATCGCGCGCGCCGCCCACGGGCAGGAGCGGATCATGGTCAATTGCGCCGGGATCGGCTGGGCGGAGAAAACTGCGCGCCGCTCGTCCGCGGGCGATATCGTCATGCACCAGCTCGACAAGTTCGCCCTGGTGGTCAGCATCAATCTGGTCGGCTCGTTCAATTGCGCGGCGCTGTCGGCGGCGGGCATGCTGACCCTGGACCCCGATGCGTCCGGGCGCGGCGTGATCATCAACACCGCCTCTGTCGCCGCCCAGGACGGGCAGATCGGCCAGGTGGCGTACTCAGCGTCCAAGGGCGGGATTTACGGCATGACCCTGCCCATGGCGCGTGATCTGGCGCGCGAGGGCGTGCGGGTGAACACCATCCTGCCGGGCTTCTTCGAAACCCCGATCTACGAGCAGATGCCGCCGGAAGTGAAAATCAATCTCGCCAGCCATCTGCAATTCCCCCAGCGCTTCGGTACCCCGGCCGAGTTTGCCGATCTGGTCGCGTTTATGGCGAAGAACGACTACATCAACGCCGAGTGCGTGCGCCTGGACGCCGGCGCACGCATGCCGCCGAAATAG
- the tadA gene encoding tRNA adenosine(34) deaminase TadA, which translates to MSDAHDYAFMGRALARAQAAASAGETPVGAVIVDPATGEVIAEAGNAPISGLDPTGHAEILALRAAAQAIGNYRLTGLTLYVTLEPCAMCAGAISHARIGRLVYGAHDVKGGAVANGPRFFTQPTCHWRPEVTSGVRSEEAAALLKEFFRARRRSKASEA; encoded by the coding sequence ATGAGCGATGCGCACGATTATGCGTTTATGGGACGGGCGCTGGCCCGGGCGCAAGCCGCAGCGTCTGCGGGCGAGACTCCCGTGGGTGCCGTGATCGTCGATCCGGCCACAGGCGAGGTGATCGCCGAGGCCGGAAACGCCCCGATCTCAGGGCTCGATCCCACCGGCCATGCTGAAATCCTCGCCCTGCGCGCGGCAGCGCAGGCAATCGGCAATTACCGGCTCACCGGCCTCACCCTCTATGTCACGCTGGAGCCCTGCGCCATGTGCGCGGGCGCCATCAGCCATGCCCGCATCGGTCGCCTGGTATATGGCGCGCACGATGTGAAGGGCGGCGCGGTGGCTAACGGCCCCCGCTTCTTCACCCAGCCCACCTGCCACTGGCGCCCGGAGGTGACCAGCGGCGTGCGGAGCGAAGAAGCGGCGGCGCTGCTGAAAGAGTTCTTCCGGGCACGCCGCCGCTCCAAAGCGTCTGAAGCCTGA
- a CDS encoding rRNA pseudouridine synthase, with amino-acid sequence MSETDDDQAGSGERIAKALAHAGVASRREVERLIAAGRVAVNGQVLDTPAFKVTPDDIITVDGKVTGPRPPTRLWRYHKPAGLVTTHADPQGRETVFAALPKELGRVISVGRLDLNSEGLMLLTNDGELARVLELPATAWTRRYRVRAFGDVDDSALARLAGGVTVEGISYGPVEVAVDRHTGSNVWLTVGLKEGKNREVRKVLSHVGLTVNRLLRTAYGPFQLGSLERGKVEEVRLSVLREQMGKLYRLGPDGHPLKAGEASAPAKTEDGVRGPGRAQRREPKGPTHADRRRRP; translated from the coding sequence TTGAGCGAGACAGACGACGACCAGGCCGGGTCCGGCGAGCGCATCGCCAAGGCGCTGGCCCATGCCGGCGTCGCCTCGCGCCGCGAGGTGGAGCGCCTGATCGCGGCGGGCCGCGTGGCGGTCAATGGCCAGGTGCTCGACACCCCCGCCTTCAAGGTCACGCCCGACGACATCATCACGGTGGACGGCAAGGTGACCGGCCCGCGCCCGCCCACCCGGCTGTGGCGCTATCACAAGCCGGCGGGCCTGGTGACCACCCATGCCGACCCCCAGGGGCGCGAGACCGTGTTCGCCGCCTTGCCCAAGGAGCTGGGGCGGGTGATTTCGGTGGGCCGGCTCGATCTCAATTCCGAAGGCCTGATGCTGCTGACCAATGATGGTGAGCTGGCGCGGGTGCTGGAACTGCCCGCCACCGCCTGGACGCGCCGCTACCGCGTGCGCGCGTTTGGCGACGTGGACGATTCCGCACTGGCGCGCCTGGCCGGCGGCGTCACTGTGGAGGGGATCAGCTATGGGCCGGTGGAGGTGGCGGTGGACCGCCATACCGGGTCGAATGTCTGGCTCACCGTGGGCCTGAAAGAGGGCAAGAACCGGGAGGTGAGGAAAGTCCTCTCCCATGTCGGCCTGACGGTGAACCGGCTCCTGCGCACCGCCTATGGCCCGTTCCAGCTGGGCTCGCTGGAGCGCGGCAAGGTGGAGGAAGTGCGCCTGAGCGTGCTGCGCGAACAGATGGGCAAGCTTTACCGCCTCGGGCCTGACGGTCATCCGCTGAAAGCCGGCGAGGCCAGTGCGCCGGCGAAGACCGAGGACGGCGTGCGCGGCCCCGGCCGGGCGCAGCGGCGCGAACCCAAGGGACCGACCCATGCGGATCGTCGCCGGCGTCCATAA
- the rsmD gene encoding 16S rRNA (guanine(966)-N(2))-methyltransferase RsmD — translation MRIVAGVHKGRPIAAPRGMTTRPTSDRARESLFNKLVHAPWAPDLTGARVIDVFAGSGALGFEALSRGAGFVLFVETDPGARGAIRTNVEAFQAFGVTKLHKGDAVALGPKPDKLGPPFALALLDPPYGKGLGERALAKLHAGGWLAEGALAVLETGAAEEPDLTGWDVLDTQDSGAARFWFVTRG, via the coding sequence ATGCGGATCGTCGCCGGCGTCCATAAGGGCCGCCCGATTGCCGCGCCGCGCGGCATGACCACCCGGCCGACGTCGGACCGGGCGCGCGAGTCCCTGTTCAACAAGCTCGTCCATGCGCCATGGGCGCCGGACCTCACCGGTGCGCGGGTGATCGATGTGTTCGCGGGCTCCGGCGCGCTGGGCTTCGAGGCGCTGTCGCGCGGGGCGGGGTTTGTGTTGTTCGTGGAGACCGATCCTGGCGCGCGCGGTGCCATCCGCACCAATGTGGAAGCGTTCCAGGCCTTTGGCGTCACCAAGCTGCACAAGGGCGACGCGGTGGCGCTGGGCCCCAAGCCGGACAAGCTCGGCCCGCCCTTTGCGCTGGCTTTGCTCGATCCGCCCTATGGCAAGGGTCTGGGGGAGCGGGCGCTCGCCAAACTCCACGCCGGCGGCTGGCTGGCCGAGGGGGCGCTGGCGGTGCTGGAAACCGGCGCGGCGGAAGAGCCTGACCTGACGGGGTGGGATGTCTTGGACACCCAGGACAGCGGCGCGGCGCGCTTCTGGTTCGTGACGCGGGGCTGA
- a CDS encoding SDR family NAD(P)-dependent oxidoreductase, with the protein MTRKLVLVTGASSGIGAAFAREFASHGWDLAVVARREDKLQALAAEMKAKHGVDTLVIAADLADPAAPQAIVDAVARAGRQIDGLVNNAGAGQPGHFCQTGWDDQARFLELMVTSYLKLMHLVAPGMAERGFGRIINISSVSALVSIAKAHTRYSGTLYPGIKALLIKASEALGAEIRGQGVHVTAVAPGYTWSEFHDVNGARETVSNVPGYWMLKAEDVAAAGYDAVERGVPLRVPGAFYKFMTGLARILPDPLARALMARQEKTMDGK; encoded by the coding sequence ATGACCCGCAAACTCGTTCTCGTCACCGGCGCCTCGTCCGGCATCGGGGCCGCCTTCGCGCGTGAGTTCGCCAGCCATGGCTGGGATCTGGCCGTGGTGGCCCGGCGCGAGGACAAGCTGCAGGCGCTGGCCGCCGAGATGAAGGCCAAACATGGCGTCGACACGCTGGTGATCGCCGCCGATCTGGCCGATCCCGCCGCGCCGCAGGCCATCGTCGATGCCGTGGCCAGGGCCGGGCGCCAGATTGATGGCCTGGTCAATAATGCCGGCGCGGGCCAGCCGGGTCATTTCTGCCAGACGGGCTGGGATGATCAGGCGCGGTTTCTCGAACTGATGGTCACCAGCTATCTCAAACTCATGCATCTGGTGGCGCCCGGCATGGCTGAGCGCGGCTTCGGGCGGATCATCAATATCTCCTCGGTCTCGGCGCTGGTCTCCATCGCCAAGGCCCATACGCGCTATTCCGGCACCCTGTATCCCGGCATCAAGGCGCTGCTGATCAAGGCGTCCGAGGCGCTGGGGGCCGAGATTCGGGGCCAGGGCGTTCACGTCACGGCGGTCGCGCCGGGCTATACCTGGTCGGAGTTTCACGATGTGAACGGCGCGCGCGAGACCGTGTCCAACGTGCCCGGTTACTGGATGCTCAAGGCCGAGGATGTGGCTGCCGCCGGCTATGACGCCGTGGAGCGCGGCGTGCCGCTGCGCGTGCCCGGCGCCTTCTATAAGTTCATGACGGGCCTGGCCCGCATCCTGCCCGACCCGCTGGCGCGCGCCCTGATGGCGCGGCAGGAAAAGACGATGGACGGGAAGTAG
- a CDS encoding hydrogen peroxide-inducible genes activator: MSTLLPTLRQLRFLVALADHGTFSRAAEMSHVTQPSLSAAIKELEGILNATLVERSARGAALTPAGETAVARARVVLTEAEDLVHAARAAGQPLTGPFRLGVIPTIAPFLLPRALPDLRKRFPALELFLREDLTHRLVDALKDRRLDAAVIALPYEADGLETQVLMADEFLFAAPPDHPLSRVETLTTGMLAGVQLLLLEDGHCLRDHALTVCAASPERRGAGRSDFAATSLHTLIQMVRSGLGATLLPRMAVDAGLADQMDLTIRPFDPPVVGREIGLVWRKGSARADETRTLANAIRDELAAAPNLALATPPSGHPARSARPSA; this comes from the coding sequence ATGAGCACGCTTCTGCCCACGCTGCGCCAACTGCGCTTCCTGGTCGCGCTGGCCGATCACGGCACGTTTTCACGCGCTGCCGAGATGAGCCACGTCACCCAGCCCAGCCTGTCAGCTGCCATCAAGGAGCTGGAAGGCATCCTCAACGCCACCCTGGTGGAGCGCAGCGCAAGGGGCGCGGCCCTGACCCCGGCGGGCGAAACGGCTGTGGCGCGCGCCCGCGTCGTCCTGACCGAGGCCGAAGACCTGGTTCACGCCGCCCGCGCCGCCGGCCAGCCGCTCACCGGGCCATTCCGGCTCGGCGTCATCCCCACCATCGCGCCCTTCCTGCTGCCGCGCGCCCTGCCTGATCTGCGCAAACGCTTCCCGGCGCTGGAACTGTTCCTGCGCGAGGACCTGACCCACCGTCTGGTGGATGCGCTGAAAGATCGCCGCCTCGACGCCGCGGTCATCGCCCTGCCCTATGAGGCCGACGGGCTGGAGACCCAGGTGCTGATGGCCGACGAATTTCTGTTCGCCGCCCCGCCCGATCATCCGCTGTCCCGTGTGGAGACGCTCACCACCGGCATGCTGGCGGGCGTGCAGCTCCTGCTGCTCGAGGACGGCCACTGCCTGCGCGATCACGCCCTGACCGTGTGCGCGGCCAGCCCGGAGCGGCGCGGCGCGGGACGCTCGGATTTCGCCGCTACCAGCCTGCACACGCTGATCCAGATGGTGCGCAGCGGTCTGGGCGCGACGCTTCTGCCCCGCATGGCGGTCGATGCCGGGCTCGCCGACCAGATGGACCTGACCATCCGCCCCTTCGATCCGCCGGTTGTGGGCCGCGAGATCGGCCTGGTGTGGCGCAAGGGATCGGCCCGCGCCGACGAAACCCGCACCCTGGCCAACGCGATCCGTGACGAGCTGGCGGCGGCACCGAACCTGGCGCTGGCCACACCCCCATCCGGACACCCGGCCCGGTCAGCCCGCCCCTCCGCCTGA
- a CDS encoding peroxiredoxin — translation MLGIGDKLPEFEVTGVKPKFNAHEENGQSAFEPITHESFPGKWKVIVFYPKDFTFVCPTEIVAFAQLNGEFADRDAVVMTGSTDNEFCKLAWRREHADLRSLDQWQFADPTGSLVDALGVRSPEGAAYRYTYIIDPHGEIQHVYANNLNVGRNPEDTLRVLDALQTDDLCPCNRQVGGDTLAA, via the coding sequence ATGCTCGGTATTGGCGACAAGCTGCCCGAATTCGAAGTCACCGGCGTAAAGCCGAAATTCAACGCGCACGAGGAAAACGGCCAGTCGGCCTTCGAGCCGATCACCCATGAGAGCTTTCCCGGCAAGTGGAAAGTGATCGTGTTCTACCCGAAGGATTTCACCTTCGTGTGCCCGACCGAGATCGTGGCCTTCGCGCAGCTGAACGGCGAGTTTGCCGATCGCGACGCGGTGGTGATGACCGGCTCCACCGACAACGAGTTCTGCAAGCTGGCCTGGCGCCGCGAGCATGCCGACCTGCGCTCGCTGGATCAGTGGCAGTTCGCGGACCCGACCGGCTCGCTGGTGGACGCGCTGGGCGTGCGCTCGCCTGAAGGCGCGGCCTATCGCTACACCTACATCATCGACCCGCACGGCGAGATTCAGCACGTCTATGCGAACAATCTCAATGTCGGCCGTAACCCGGAAGACACGCTGCGCGTTCTCGATGCGCTGCAGACCGACGATCTCTGCCCGTGCAACCGCCAGGTCGGCGGCGACACGTTGGCGGCCTAA
- a CDS encoding carboxymuconolactone decarboxylase family protein, giving the protein MSLDALKDSLPDYAKDIKLNLSSLARETVLDEQKKFGCFLASAYAVGEPAVVRALSAEFEGKLSPEAAGAAKAAAAIMGMNNVYYRFVHLSSSKDYKTLSARLRMNVIASPGVDKADFELWSLAVSAINGCGMCIDAHEHELRQAGLTTEQIQAAVRIASVVNAASAILRAEAAAAA; this is encoded by the coding sequence ATGAGCCTCGACGCGCTGAAAGACTCCCTTCCCGACTACGCCAAGGACATCAAGCTGAACCTGTCCTCACTGGCGCGCGAAACCGTGCTGGACGAGCAAAAGAAGTTCGGCTGCTTCCTGGCCAGCGCCTATGCCGTCGGCGAACCGGCCGTGGTGCGTGCGCTGAGCGCCGAGTTCGAAGGCAAGCTGTCGCCCGAAGCCGCTGGCGCCGCCAAGGCCGCTGCCGCCATCATGGGCATGAACAATGTCTATTACCGCTTCGTGCACTTGTCTTCGTCCAAGGATTACAAGACCCTGTCGGCGCGCCTGCGGATGAATGTCATCGCCAGTCCGGGCGTGGACAAGGCCGATTTCGAGCTGTGGTCGCTGGCAGTGTCGGCCATTAATGGCTGTGGCATGTGCATCGACGCCCATGAGCACGAACTGCGTCAGGCCGGCCTCACCACCGAGCAGATCCAGGCTGCCGTACGTATCGCCTCGGTGGTCAATGCCGCCAGCGCGATCCTGCGCGCAGAAGCCGCTGCGGCGGCCTGA
- a CDS encoding dicarboxylate/amino acid:cation symporter, with protein MTWWFGTALWKRVLGALALGVVFALGLAQVIGQEAAAALIDAAVRPVGDLFFNLIRMLIIPLILTTLVAGIVSLGDPKKLGSIGGKAVALYLATTFFAVWIGIGFGLVFQPGAGVNLGGADPIPVDTDQPGIIERLIAIVPTNPVAAMADTDVLAVIFFAILLGIGIIMAGKAGKPVGDLFSSAADVVLKITHIVMEVAPFGVFALVAHTVATQGIEALASVAVLIITVYLALIAHAVIVYGGFIRFVLNLPVFNFLRGIADAQAVAYSTASSSGTLPVTIANVVDNLGVKRSVAGSVLPLGATINMDGTGIYLGILALFTAQAFGYDLDLMQYTMIALTAALASIGAAGIPSAGLFLLAIVLGTFDVPPEQIAIIVGFILPVDRIMDMARTTVNVTGDAMVATAVAKWEGELDEDRFRAPADKPYTAPDRAPDVADADRD; from the coding sequence ATGACTTGGTGGTTCGGGACCGCGCTGTGGAAGCGCGTGCTGGGCGCGCTCGCGCTGGGCGTGGTGTTTGCGCTGGGTCTCGCCCAGGTCATCGGCCAGGAGGCGGCTGCGGCGTTGATCGACGCGGCCGTGCGGCCCGTGGGCGATCTGTTCTTCAACCTCATCCGGATGCTCATCATCCCGCTCATCCTGACCACGCTGGTGGCCGGGATTGTCAGCCTGGGCGACCCCAAGAAGCTCGGCTCCATCGGCGGCAAGGCGGTGGCGCTGTATCTGGCCACGACATTCTTTGCTGTCTGGATCGGCATCGGGTTCGGGCTGGTCTTCCAGCCCGGCGCCGGGGTCAATCTGGGCGGTGCCGATCCGATCCCGGTGGATACCGACCAGCCCGGTATTATCGAGCGCCTGATCGCCATCGTGCCGACCAATCCGGTGGCGGCGATGGCCGACACCGACGTGCTGGCGGTGATCTTCTTCGCCATTCTTCTGGGCATCGGCATCATCATGGCCGGCAAGGCCGGCAAGCCGGTGGGCGATCTGTTCAGCTCCGCCGCCGATGTGGTGCTGAAAATCACGCATATCGTCATGGAAGTGGCACCGTTCGGCGTGTTCGCCCTGGTGGCCCACACCGTCGCGACCCAAGGCATCGAGGCGCTGGCCTCGGTGGCGGTGCTGATCATCACCGTGTATCTGGCGCTGATCGCCCATGCCGTGATCGTCTATGGCGGCTTCATCCGCTTTGTGCTGAACCTGCCGGTGTTCAACTTCCTGCGCGGCATCGCCGATGCCCAGGCGGTGGCGTATTCGACGGCGTCAAGCTCGGGCACCCTGCCGGTGACCATCGCCAATGTGGTGGATAATCTGGGTGTCAAGCGGTCGGTCGCCGGGTCGGTGCTGCCGCTGGGCGCCACCATCAACATGGACGGCACCGGCATTTATCTGGGCATTCTCGCGCTCTTCACGGCCCAGGCCTTCGGCTATGATCTGGACCTGATGCAATACACTATGATTGCGCTGACGGCGGCTCTGGCCTCGATCGGCGCGGCGGGCATTCCCAGCGCCGGGCTGTTCCTTCTGGCGATCGTGCTGGGCACGTTCGACGTGCCGCCCGAGCAGATCGCCATCATTGTCGGCTTCATCCTGCCGGTGGACCGGATCATGGACATGGCGCGCACCACGGTGAACGTGACCGGCGACGCCATGGTCGCCACGGCGGTGGCCAAATGGGAGGGTGAGCTGGACGAGGACCGTTTCCGTGCGCCGGCTGACAAGCCCTACACCGCACCCGACCGTGCACCGGACGTGGCGGACGCGGATCGCGACTGA
- a CDS encoding PTS sugar transporter subunit IIA → MIDLIPQGGIVADMNATSRKQALHGLAELAQRTLNTPCRPVLDAVIERERLGSTGVGDGVAIPHARTDLVDRVCGVFARLKQGVDFDAVDGQPADLVFLLLAPEDAGAEHLKALAQISRLFRREDVRRAVRAAPDADAIGAIIAGSVRSNAA, encoded by the coding sequence TTGATCGACTTGATTCCGCAGGGCGGCATTGTGGCGGATATGAACGCCACGAGCCGCAAGCAGGCCCTCCACGGGTTGGCCGAACTGGCGCAGCGCACGCTGAATACGCCATGCCGGCCGGTGCTGGACGCCGTCATCGAGCGCGAGCGCCTCGGCTCCACCGGCGTTGGCGACGGCGTGGCCATCCCCCATGCCCGCACTGATCTGGTGGACCGGGTGTGCGGCGTGTTTGCGCGCCTCAAGCAGGGCGTGGACTTTGACGCCGTGGACGGCCAGCCGGCCGATCTGGTGTTCCTGCTGCTGGCGCCCGAAGACGCCGGTGCAGAACACCTCAAGGCGCTGGCTCAGATCTCCCGCCTGTTCCGGCGCGAGGATGTGCGCCGGGCCGTGCGCGCCGCGCCGGACGCCGACGCCATCGGCGCCATTATCGCTGGCAGCGTGCGCTCCAACGCCGCCTGA
- the raiA gene encoding ribosome-associated translation inhibitor RaiA has protein sequence MQIQFVSKGIDVSPALRERIELRVSDAAAKYFSRPAEAFVVAAKEGFGFKVDCSLHLPSGAFLQASGSGEDAYAAAEAASQRLEKRLRRYKRRLKDHHADNKAALPAESASIRVLQSGRRNGAADADVDADLDEEDDGGAVGGDEPVIIAETAGELRTLTVSMAVLEMDLADAPFVMFRNAVNSAVNIVYRRPDGHVGWIDPARSAKDGTKLAAGASVSA, from the coding sequence ATGCAAATCCAGTTCGTCTCCAAAGGCATCGACGTCTCGCCCGCCCTGCGCGAGCGTATCGAACTGCGCGTATCCGACGCGGCGGCGAAGTATTTCAGCCGCCCCGCCGAAGCTTTCGTCGTGGCCGCCAAGGAGGGGTTCGGGTTCAAGGTCGACTGTTCGCTGCATCTGCCGTCCGGCGCCTTTCTGCAGGCGTCGGGGTCAGGCGAGGACGCCTATGCCGCCGCGGAGGCCGCCTCCCAGCGGCTGGAGAAGCGTCTGCGCCGCTACAAGCGCCGGCTGAAAGATCACCACGCCGACAACAAGGCGGCCCTGCCCGCGGAAAGCGCCTCGATCCGGGTGCTGCAGTCAGGCCGCCGCAATGGCGCTGCGGACGCCGATGTGGACGCGGATCTGGACGAGGAGGATGACGGCGGCGCGGTGGGCGGCGACGAGCCGGTGATCATCGCCGAGACGGCGGGTGAGCTGCGTACGCTCACCGTGTCCATGGCGGTGCTGGAAATGGACCTGGCCGACGCCCCCTTTGTGATGTTCCGCAATGCGGTCAACAGCGCGGTCAATATCGTCTACCGGCGCCCTGACGGACATGTGGGCTGGATTGATCCGGCGCGAAGCGCTAAAGACGGCACCAAGCTGGCGGCGGGCGCAAGCGTCTCCGCCTGA